The following DNA comes from Microbacterium terregens.
ACCCGGCCGCCACCTTCGCGGCGGTCGGCGTCCCCGTCTTGAGGTTCACCCCCGCGCCGGCCCATGCGACGCGGGCCGCGATCTCGGGCTTGTCCAGGTCACCGCCCGCGATCACCAGGGGGATGCCGTGGCTCAGGGCAGCGAGCACGCCACCCCACCCGCCGTTGGTGATCACGACGTCGGTGCGTGGCAGAAGCTCCGCGTACGGCAGGAACCCCGCGACGCGCGCGTTGCCCGGCACGGCGAACGGCAGCTCGTCGCGCCCGGAGACCCCCGTCGCGACGACGACGAGCACGTCTCGGTCGGCGAGGGCCTCGAGCGCGGGGCGAATGAGGTCGGAGGGGTCGATGTTCTGCGTCCCCTGGGTGACGTGCACGACCCGGCGCCCATCCAGATCTCCCCACCAGCGGGGCAGCTCGGCCGCGACGGTCGTCGGCGCTCGCAGCTCTCCGACGAAGTGCACCGACGGTGGTCGGTCGGTCCGCTCGTAGTCCAGCTGCGGGACACCGCTCGCCACGACGAGGCGGGGCGAGAAGGCCACCTTGTCGAAGGCGCGCGCGGACGGCGGCAGCCCCACCGCTGCGCGTGCCTGCGCGAGCGGCCGACGCAGCGGTCGTGAGATCAGGGGAACCGCGGCGCGGAGCGCGGCATCCCGCGTTCTGGTGAACGGATTGCGCCC
Coding sequences within:
- a CDS encoding glycosyltransferase, producing the protein MPFTGHVAPICAVAQALVTRGHDVRVYTGAAFRRRVESAGAALVPWQIAPDFDENDLSATFPRVVGKKGLGQLLINVQDVFIRTAPAQVEDLRTAWERTPWDAIAGDEVSLGGALFAEQTGGVRATVALLPLNLSGTHGPPSGMGIAPGRNPFTRTRDAALRAAVPLISRPLRRPLAQARAAVGLPPSARAFDKVAFSPRLVVASGVPQLDYERTDRPPSVHFVGELRAPTTVAAELPRWWGDLDGRRVVHVTQGTQNIDPSDLIRPALEALADRDVLVVVATGVSGRDELPFAVPGNARVAGFLPYAELLPRTDVVITNGGWGGVLAALSHGIPLVIAGGDLDKPEIAARVAWAGAGVNLKTGTPTAAKVAAGFDRIMADESFRDAAARVGADLRSRGGAPRAAELLESLV